The following are from one region of the Acidobacteriota bacterium genome:
- the amrS gene encoding AmmeMemoRadiSam system radical SAM enzyme: MEEAILYTKLSDGKVQCNVCIKRCVIKEKNTGHCGTRIYRDGKLYSLIYGVVASWAISPIEKKPMYHFYPGSLWLSLGSYGCNFRCPGCQNWDISHVQIGKNKNPEKKLSFGEYVSPEELIKNAIKHNCKGISWTYNEPSIWIEYILDGARLAKESGLLTNLVTNGSMTEEALEIISPYLDSMRIDLKGFSQNTYKKIAHIKEFYPILNLIKKAKNEKGIFVEIITNVIPEYNDKENELREIAKWIKENLGEETPWHVTRFFPYLKLSHLTETPIINLEKAREIGREAGLKYVYLGNVPGHPGENTYCPECGRMIIQRFSLSLFEINLNGNKCYFCGNEIHGKF; encoded by the coding sequence ATGGAAGAAGCGATTCTTTATACAAAGCTTTCTGATGGCAAAGTTCAGTGCAATGTTTGCATAAAAAGATGCGTCATCAAGGAAAAAAATACAGGACATTGTGGAACGAGAATTTATAGAGATGGAAAACTTTATTCTTTAATATATGGAGTTGTAGCCTCATGGGCTATATCTCCCATTGAGAAAAAGCCCATGTATCATTTCTATCCTGGAAGTTTATGGCTTTCGCTTGGCTCTTACGGCTGCAATTTCCGATGTCCTGGTTGCCAGAACTGGGACATTTCTCATGTTCAAATCGGAAAAAATAAAAATCCAGAAAAAAAATTATCTTTTGGAGAATATGTTTCACCTGAAGAACTTATCAAAAACGCAATTAAACATAATTGCAAAGGAATTTCCTGGACTTACAATGAACCTTCCATCTGGATAGAATACATCCTTGATGGAGCAAGATTGGCAAAAGAATCTGGCCTGTTAACTAACCTTGTTACAAATGGCTCAATGACAGAGGAAGCTCTTGAGATTATATCGCCTTATTTAGACTCAATGAGAATTGATTTAAAAGGTTTCAGTCAAAATACCTACAAAAAAATTGCTCATATAAAAGAATTTTATCCAATATTAAATCTTATAAAAAAAGCAAAAAATGAGAAAGGAATTTTTGTTGAGATAATAACAAATGTGATTCCAGAATATAATGATAAAGAAAATGAGTTAAGAGAAATTGCAAAATGGATAAAGGAGAATTTAGGCGAAGAAACCCCATGGCATGTAACACGTTTTTTCCCTTATCTAAAGCTTTCTCATTTAACTGAAACCCCTATAATTAACCTTGAAAAAGCAAGAGAAATTGGGAGAGAAGCAGGATTAAAATATGTTTATCTTGGAAATGTACCTGGCCATCCAGGAGAAAATACTTACTGTCCAGAGTGCGGAAGAATGATCATTCAAAGGTTTTCCCTTTCATTATTCGAAATTAATTTGAATGGAAATAAATGTTATTTTTGCGGTAATGAAATCCACGGAAAATTTTAA
- a CDS encoding PadR family transcriptional regulator, with amino-acid sequence MRFLREIKRGSTKFLILSLLKEKEMYGYELLKEIEKKSGGYFKLDEGTLYPALHSLEKDGFIVSSWRKSQKEGLPDRKYYSITKKGIKFFEETSKEWNQFAKNLSQFLFTRTVSNKIIDHKYIHEMKTFKVMSL; translated from the coding sequence ATGAGATTCTTAAGGGAAATAAAAAGAGGGTCAACAAAGTTTTTGATTCTATCTCTTCTTAAAGAAAAGGAAATGTATGGGTATGAGCTCTTAAAAGAGATCGAGAAAAAATCAGGAGGATATTTTAAATTGGATGAAGGTACTCTTTACCCAGCTCTTCACAGCCTTGAAAAAGATGGATTTATTGTGAGTTCATGGAGGAAAAGCCAAAAAGAAGGCCTTCCTGACAGAAAATATTACTCGATAACAAAAAAGGGAATTAAATTTTTTGAGGAAACATCAAAGGAATGGAATCAGTTCGCTAAAAATCTTTCCCAGTTTTTGTTTACCAGAACCGTTTCAAATAAAATTATAGATCATAAATATATCCATGAAATGAAAACTTTTAAGGTGATGAGTTTGTAA